The proteins below come from a single Cannabis sativa cultivar Pink pepper isolate KNU-18-1 chromosome 3, ASM2916894v1, whole genome shotgun sequence genomic window:
- the LOC115710583 gene encoding uncharacterized protein LOC115710583, whose translation MFNELNPGIVRPEIQAPHFELKPVMFQMLQMVGQFGGSPTKDPHLHIRSFLEVSDSFKLQGVSEEALRLKLFPFSLRDRARAWLNTLPPDSVTNWNDLAEKFLRKYFPPTRNAKFRSEIMSFQQSEDETTSIPHCIQLETFYNGLNAASRMVLDASANGAILSKSYNEAFEILERIASNNYQWSTNRAPTSRKVAGVLEVDALTALTAQMASMTNILKNMNMGGSVQPAAAIQRAEISCVYCGDGHTFENCPSNPASVCYVGNQNFNRNNNPYSNSYNPAWKHHPNFSWRGQGASSNGAEQAQGKQSFPPGFSQQPRPQQPHQPQGSQTSSLESLMRDYMAKNDVVIQSQAASLRNLEIQLGQWANDLKNRPQGTLPSDTENPRRDGKEHCKAVTLRSGKIIESNVAARGSKESSSIQKEGEKKKKPAISVVEIPQ comes from the coding sequence ATGTTCAATGAGCTAAATCCGGGTATTGTGAGACCCGAAATCCAAGCACCTCACTTTGAGCTCAAGCCCGTcatgtttcaaatgctccaaatGGTTGGTCAATTTGGTGGGTCGCCAACGAAAGATCCTCACCTCCATATTCGCTCATTTTTGGAGGTGAGTGACTCTTTCAAGCTACAAGGAGTAAGTGAAGAGGCTTTAAGATTGAAGTTGTTCCCATTTTCCTTGAGGGATCGGGCTAGAGCATGGCTTAACACTCTTCCTCCCGATTCGGTGACTAATTGGAATGACTTGGCTGaaaaattcttgagaaagtacttTCCTCCAACAAGAAATGCAAAGTTTCGAAGTGAGATCATGTCCTTTCAACAATCGGAAGATGAGACTACTAGTATTCCTCATTGTATCCAACTTGAGACATTTTACAATGGTCTCAATGCGGCTTCTAGGATGGTGTTGGACGCTTCGGCTAATGGAGCCATTCTTTCCAAGTCTTACAATGAAGCTTTTGAGATTTTGGAAAGGATAGCTAGCAACAACTATCAATGGTCAACTAATAGAGCTCCTACAAGTCGAAAAGTAGCGGGTGTTCTTGAAGTAGATGCTTTGACCGCTCTCACCGCTCAAATGGCCTCAATGACCAACATTTTGAAGAATATGAATATGGGAGGAAGTGTACAACCAGCCGCTGCCATTCAAAGGGCAGAAATCTCTTGTGTGTATTGTGGTGATGGGCATACTTTTGAAAATTGCCCTTCAAATCCAGCTTCGGTTTGCTATGTGGGTAATCAAAACTTCAACCGCAACAACAATCCATACTCAAACTCCTACAATCCGGCATGGAAGCATCATCCAAACTTTTCATGGCGAGGTCAAGGGGCAAGTTCAAATGGAGCAGAACAAGCACAAGGAAAGCAATCATTTCCACCGGGTTTTTCTCAACAACCAAGACCTCAACAACCACACCAACCTCAAGGCTCTCAAACTAGTTCTTTGGAGAGCTTAATGAGAGACTATATGGCCAAGAATGACGTTGTAATTCAAAGCCAAGCAGCATCTCTTCGGAATCTAGAAATTCAATTGGGGCAATGGGCCAATGATTTGAAGAATAGACCACAAGGCACTTTGCCTAGTGACACCGAAAACCCAAGAAGAGATGGCAAAGAACATTGCAAAGCGGTAACCttgagaagtggaaaaataattgagtCAAATGTGGCTGCAAGAGGCAGTAAAGAGTCCTCTTCAATCCAAAAAGAGggggaaaagaagaaaaaaccaGCAATTTCAGTTGTTGAAATTCCCCAGTAG